The Ictalurus punctatus breed USDA103 chromosome 9, Coco_2.0, whole genome shotgun sequence genome contains a region encoding:
- the vax1 gene encoding ventral anterior homeobox 1: MDVRYSQEPEVGMVLKNGLKESNEVKDSQGSLSKTLLKEPQDSFSSSGAMENCEKSRTSTGDPDYCRRILVRDAKGSIREIILPKGLDLDRPKRTRTSFTAEQLYRLEMEFQRCQYVVGRERTELARQLNLSETQVKVWFQNRRTKQKKDQGKDAELRSAAHSETAATCSVLRLLEQGRLLTPPGLLPHCASSSLGIAANGGSSSSSGTSSATASRSPPLPAMSGSSTLTSAHHGLFSFPVPTLLGAVASRISSAPLGMAGSLAGNLQELSARYLSSSAFEPYSRTNGKEDKKVLE, from the exons ATGGACGTACGCTACAGCCAGGAGCCGGAAGTGGGGATGGTGCTGAAGAACGGACTGAAGGAAAGCAACGAGGTGAAAGACTCCCAGGGGAGCCTCTCCAAAACACTCCTGAAGGAACCACAGGACTCCTTCTCCTCATCTGGAGCCATGGAAAACTGTGAAAAGAGTCGCACGAGCACGGGAGATCCAGACTACTGCCGGCGGATTCTGGTCCGAG ATGCCAAAGGCTCGATCAGAGAGATCATTCTGCCCAAAGGTCTGGATCTGGACCGGCCGAAGAGAACCAGAACCTCGTTCACAGCCGAACAGCTCTACCGGCTCGAGATGGAGTTCCAGCGGTGCCAGTACGTCGTGGGCCGAGAAAGAACTGAACTCGCCCGGCAGCTCAACCTGTCTGAGActcag GTGAAGGTGTGGTTCCAGAACCGGCGTACGAAGCAGAAGAAGGACCAGGGGAAGGACGCGGAGCTGCGCTCGGCTGCGCACTCGGAGACGGCGGCTACGTGCAGCGTCCTGCGTCTGTTGGAACAGGGCCGCTTGCTGACACCGCCCGGCCTGCTGCCACACTGCGCCAGCTCCTCGCTGGGCATCGCTGCAAACGGAGGATCCTCCTCCAGCAGCGGGACAAGCTCGGCTACAGCGTCCAGAAGCCCTCCGTTGCCAGCCATGTCCGGCTCAAGCACACTAACCAGCGCCCACCATGGGCTCTTCAGCTTCCCCGTGCCCACACTGCTGGGAGCCGTGGCGTCACGGATCTCCTCTGCGCCGCTGGGCATGGCCGGCTCGCTGGCCGGGAACCTGCAGGAACTGTCAGCCCGCTACCTGAGCTCCTCGGCCTTCGAGCCGTACTCGCGGACCAACGGCAAAGAGGACAAGAAAGTTTTGGAATAA